The genomic DNA TGAAGATGCCGCGATTTACCGCACCAAGAACGGCGCGGGCGCGGATGCCTGGTCGCAGGTGTTCACCGAAGCGGGCATGGGCCGCACAGCCCTGGCGCTGGCCCCGTCGAATCAAGACATCATTTATGCGATTTCCTCGGAAGTGGAAGATCGAACCTTCGTCAATCAATTGCACGCAGTCTTTCGCTCGACCAGCGGCGGCGATGCCAGCACCTGGACGGCGCGCGTGCGCAATACCAGCGCCAACAAACTGAACCGCTCGATCCTCTCGTTCGCGATTGACAGCTTTGCTACGGATTGCGGTTATGCGCTTCAAGACGGGTACTTCGGCCAAGCCTGGTACGATTTGGTTTTGGCCGTTGATCCGGTTGATTCCAATCGCGTCTGGGCGGGCGGCGTGGATTTCTTCCGTTCGGATGATGGGGGCGCAAATTGGGGTCTCGCCACGCAGGCCTATCAAGACCCAGCCAATGCGCAATACCTCCACCCCGATCAGCACCTGCTGGTGTTTCATCCGCAATATAACGGCACGACCAATCAGGTGCTTTTTGTCGGCAACGACGGCGGGTTGTGGCGCACCGAGAACGCGCGGGCGGGCGTGGCCACCGGCCCCACCGCGCCGTGCCAAGCCAGCAATACGGCGGTCACCTGGCGTTCGCTCAACAATGGCTATGGCGTGACGCAGTTTTATCACGGCACGGTCACGCCCGATGGCAAAAGCTATTTCGGCGGCACACAGGACAACGGCACCGTGCTCGGCACTGACCAGCAGGGCGGCAACGCCTGGCGCGAAATTTTTGGCGGCGATGGCGGTTACGTCGCCATTGATGTGAATCGGCCCGCGACGCTCTATGCCGAAAGCACGGGCTATTCGCTGAATAAGAGCACCGATGGCGGCGCGACGTTTGGCAGTGCTTTGTTCGGCATCAGCGGCGACAGCGGCCAATTCATTACGCCGTATGTGATAGACCCCAGCGACCCGAATCGTTTGTGGACGGGCGGCGCGTTCATTTGGCGCACGACCAGTGCGGCTTCGCTTTGGACGCGTGCCAGCAATATCGCGCCGGGCAATGGCGATGTCAGCGCGCTGGCCGTGTCGCCGACCGATGCCAACTATGTGCTGGTGGGCCTGAGCGATGGGTTTATCGCCCGCACGGCCAATGGGCTGACGACCAATGCGGCGACCAACTGGGCCAGCACGCAGCCTCAGCGCGGCTATGTGTCGTGGCTGACGTTTGATCCGAACAACAAAAATATCGCTTATGCGACCTTCTCGACTTTTGGCAGCGGGCACGTCTATCGCAGCCAGGACGCGGGCGCGACGTGGACGGCCATAGACGGCACGGGCACGGGCGCGCTGCCCGATGTGCCGGTGCATTGCTTGGTGATTGATCCGAACAACACGGCGCGGTTGTATATCGGCACCGATGTGGGCGTCTTTGTGACCAACGACGGCGGCGCGAATTGGGCCGTCGAAAACACAGGCTTCCCGAACGTCATCACCGAGTCGTTGACGCTGCAGGTCGTCAACGGCGAAACCTGGCTCTATGCCTTTACGCACGGGCGCGGCGCCTGGCGCGTGCGCTTGAACGGCAATGGCTGCAATTACGGCATCCTGCCCGCCACGGTCAGCGTTGGCGTCAGCGGCGCGACCGGGCAGGTGAATGTCAGCGCACAACCCGGTGGTTGCAATTGGACGGCGACCAGCAATGCCGTCTGGTTACAAGTCACGGGCAGCGGCAGCGCCAGCGGCACGGTCAGCTACACGGCCAGCGCCAATACCAGCATTACGGCGCGCACCGCGACGGCGACCATCGCCGGGCGCAGCTTTGTGATTACGCAACCCGGCGTGCCCGATTTGACGCCGCCGACCATCGCCGTGACTGATCCCAATCCCAATACCACCGCGAACGATATTCTCGGTTCGATCCCGGTGCGTGGCACCGCCAGCGATAACGGCGCGCTCAGCGCCATCACCTGGAGCAACAATCGCGGCGGTAGCGGCCTGGCGACGGGCACAACCGCCTGGACAATTAGCGCGCTGCCGTTGGCGAGCGGCTTGAACACGATCACGGTGACGGCTACCGACACGGCGGGCAATGTGGCGCGCGCTTCTTTCAATGTGAATTCGCGTCCGGCTTCCTTGATCCTGAGTATCATCGGCAATGGCCTCAGCGCGCCCGCCGGGGATGGCGGCTTGGCCACGCTGGCGCAAATCGGACAGCCCAGCGCCCTGGCATACGACGCGCTGGGCAATCTGTATATCGCGGAGACCTTCAACGACCGCATTCGCAAGGTGAACGCCAGCGACGGGAAAATTTCGACCGTCGCGGGCGGCGCGGGGAATGGTTATGCGGGCGACGGCGGCCCGGCGACGGCGGCGCGTTTGAACTGTCCGACCGGCGTGGCGGTGGATGCGCAGGGCAACATTTATATCGCCGACCGCGACAACCATCGCATCCGGCGCGTCGCGGCGGCGGATGGATTGATTACCACCTTCGCGGGCACCGGCACGCCGGGTTCCAACGGCGATAACGGCGACGCCAAGCTCGCGCAACTGTTTTCGCCCTTCCGCGTCTTGGTGGACAAGCAGGGCAATCTGCTCATCGCCGACACCGACAATCATCGCATCCGCAAAGTGACGAGCGATGGCAAGATCACGACGATTGCCGGGACGGGCGTGCTGGGCGTGGCGGGTGACGGCGGCCCTGCGACTTCGGCGCAGTTGAATGGGCCTGAAGGCATGGCGCTCGATGCGGACGGCAATCTGTTTATCGCGGACACCGAGAATCACCGCATTCGCCGCCTGAATGCCAGCAACGGCATTCTGACGACGATTGCCGGCACGGGCGTGCGCGGCGCGACGGGTGATGGTGGCGATGCCGTGGCCGCGCGCATCGGCTTGCCCGAAGGCGTTTGGGTGGACGCACAGAAAAACATCTTCATCGCCGACACCTTTAACGACCGCATCCGGCGCATCAACGCCAGCGACGGCAAGATTTCGACGGTGGCGGGCAACGGCTTGAACGGTTACAGCGGCGATGGCACGTCGGCCACGGGCACGCGCCTGAATTGCCCGACCGAAATCATCACCGACGCGGCGGGCCGTTTGTTGATCGCCGACCGCGACAACCATCGCGTGCGCAGCGTGCAAACGGTGCCGGCGGGCGATACCACCGCGCCCACGATTGCGCTGACCGCCCCGACGACCAATCCCACGTTTACCACCAACATCAGCCCGTTGACGTTGAATGGCACCGCCACTGATGCGAACGGCGTCGTGCAGGTGCAATGGGTCAATGATCGCGGCTTCAGCGGCACGGCGGCGGGCACCAATGCCTGGGCGGCGCTGAACATTCCGTTGCTGCTTGGCGCGAACAACCTGACGGTGACGGCCTTTGACATCAGCGGCAACGCCAGCAGCGTGCAATTGGCTGTCACCTTCAATCCGCAACAACTGGTCAGCACGCTGGCCGGGAACGGCACCTTTGGCGGCGCGGGTGATGGCGGTGCTGCTGTCGCGGCGCAACTCTGGTCGCCCCGCGCGGTGGCCGTGGACGGGCAGGGCAATGTGTATGTCGCCGACACGCAAAATCATCGCATCCGCAAAATTGCGCCCAGCGGCGTCATCACGGCGTTTGCGGGCACAGGCATACTAGGTTCCAGCGGCGATGGCGGCCCAGCGACAGAGGCGACGCTGAACGAACCGCGCAGCGTCATTGCCGATTCGGCGGGCAATGTTTACATCGGCGATTACCGCAACCACCGCGTGCGCAAGGTCACGCCTGACGGCAAGATCAGCACCATCGCGGGCACCGGCGTCGAAGGAGATGCAGGCGACGGCGGCCCCGCGACACAAGCCCAGATGAGCACGCCGCTCGGCCTGGCGCTCGACACCCAAGGCAACTTGTACATAGCCGAAACCGGCGGCAATCGTGTGCGCAAGGTGAACGCCGGCGATGGCAAAATTTCGACGGTGGCGGGCACGGGCGATGTCGGCTTCAGCGGCGATGGCGGCCCGGCGACGGCGGCGCGCTTCGATTTTCTGTCGGGACTCGCCGTTGATCGCCAGGGCAATCTGTATATCGTTGACCAGGGCAATTACCGTCTGCGCAAGGTCAACGCGAGCGATGGCCGCATCAGCACCATCGCGGGCACGGGCATTGCGGGTTATAACGGCGATGACATCCCGGCCAGCACCGCACGCCTTAACGAAACCCGCCTGCTCACGCTTGATAATGCAGGCGACCTCTTGCTGGCCGACCAGGGCAACAATCGCATCCGCAAAATCACCCTTGCCACCGGCGTCATCACGACTGTCGCAGGCAGCGGTGTCGGTGGGTTCAGCGGCGACAATGGCGCGCCCACCGCTGCCATGCTCAGTTTTCCGACGGGCATTGCCGTGGACGCGCAAGGCAACATGTTCATCGCGGATGGCGGCAACCATCGCATCCGCAAAGTGCAAGCGGCCTCGAACGTGCGCACGGTGGCTTCGATTTCCGCCGCCAGCTTCACGACCGCGCTGGCGAGCGAAGCCCTGGCCGCCGCCTTCGGCGTCAATCTGGCGACCACCACGCAAGCGGCCACGAGCGTGCCGTTGCCCACTGTTTTGGCAGGCACCAGCTTGCGCGTGCGCGACAGCCAGGGTGTCGAACGCTTTGCGCCGCTCTTTTTCGTCTCGCCCGGTCAAGTCAATTACCAAGTCCCGGCGGGCACGGCGAACGGCCTGGCGACAGTGACCGTCAACACCGGCGATGGCGGATTGCTGACAGGCACGGTCAGCGTCAACACGCTGGCGCCAGGGCTGTTTTCGGCGAACTCTGACGGACAGGGCGTACCGGCGGGCATTGCCGTGCGCGTCAAAACCAGCGGCGAGCAGACCTTTGAACTGATTTCGCGGTTGGAAGGGAATCGCTTTGTCCCCACGCCGATTGATTTGGGGCCGGATGGCGAACAGGTCATCCTGGTGCTGTTCGGCACCGGCTATCGCAATCGCAACGCTGGCGGCACGGTCAGCGTGCGTATTGGCGGTGTTGATGCCGAAGTGCTTTTCGCCGGGCAACAGGGCGATCTGGTCGGAGTGGATCAGTTGAACGTGCGCCTGCCACGCACGCTGGCCGGACGCGGCGAGGTTGACTTGGTGTTGACGGTGGATGGCCGGCCGGCGAATACGGTGCGAGTGAATGTGAAGTAATTGAAGGGAGTGCGTAATTCAGAAAGCGCGTGCTCCCTGGGTACGCATCGCTTCCTCCGGCAGGAAGACGTCCGTCGCCGAGACCGCACGCTGGAAGCGATGCGTACCCAGGGAGCGCCTCCTGGCCCTGATTTCAAAGGACTTTTATTCGCACAGGCTTCAAGTAATTGAAGGGAGTGCGTAATTCAGCAAATTCCGCATCCGGCTCCGGAGGAGCCAAATGTTTATAGAACCCGCGTGGTGATCGCGCCCAAGCTCAGGAGGAACGGTATGTGTCAGATGTCGCTTCTCCGGAGCTTGGGAAGCACTGCCTACCGAAACTATAAACAGGCCGCGCCGCTGGCGCTAAAAGCCCTAAAAAGAAAACGCGCTGGCTTGCACTCACGCAAACCAGCGCGTTGTTTTACGGTTACCAAGTGCGCGCCTATTCGGCCAACACCTGCTCGACGGCCTCAGCACGATCTTTGGAAAGCTCGTTGGTGATGCGTTCCAACGTTTTGCGTTCGGCGTTGGACACCGAACCGAAGCCCAGAAAACCGCCGGAAGCCTCGGCAATGCGCGAACAGTAGCTGAGCAAATCCTGCCGTGCATCAACCTGCTGATTCGGGGGCAACGCCGCCACGAAGATGCGGATGGCGCGCAATGTATTCTCAAAAAGTTCTGCGGGTGGTTGCGTGGTCAGCCATTCATTAAGTTGCAAATGAGCCTTGCTCTCGGGTTGCACGCCGCGCGTGTAGGCGAGTTGCGTAATCAACTCACGCTCTTCATCGCTGATGTCCCCCGAAGCCCAGGCCACCTGGAGGAGCGGCACCAAATGCAGCAATTGCACCGTCTCGGGTGTGTAGCCTAATTCCTGTAAGGCTTCGATAACCTCTTCATCGTGGATGCCGGTGGCCTCTTCCATCTGCGCGCGCAGCGATTCGTCGGCCAGCTTGGCGTGCATTTTTTCAATCAACTCGCGCTCTTTGCGCAAGAAATACTCTTCTTCCATACCGCGCTCGCGTTCAGCGAAAATATCTTTGGTGGACATGGTGACTCCTCTTACGTTCGGTTTCTTTCTGCCAATCTCAAGATGAAAAATGACTGGGTGAATTGAAGCAAAGTTCCCCGCATTGCACAAGCCAACGCCAATTTGATTTCCTAGCTTGACGGGTGCGATTGAAAGCAGGACTGAAAATCAGTCCGTTCCTTGACGCCGCTTTTGCCAGTATGCTTCCCATTCGCCGTTCGCTCACTTGACCCGCAGCGCGGGCATCTTTTCAGCATTCTCTTCTTTCCACCACGCACCGGCACGTTTGAGCCGCGCTTGGATCACAGAACGGTGCGCGCTTTCGATCCGATTGGCAAGTTGCGGTCATCCAAATGCTCGCGCTGGCTGCTCGGTTCGCGCATTTGCTCTTTGTAGGCGGGCACGCGCGGTTTGCCGGCAAGGCCAAGGCTGCCGGTTCGAGGTGGACGACCAGGTTAAGCAAGAGTTGTTTCAAGGCCTGTGGCGTAGCGTCAGAGCTTGGCGTGGCTGGTTGATTCATCAGAGCAGCGCGCGCACGGCGGCAACCAGTTTGTCGCAACCGCCTTTCAGCAACACATCAGTGACGGGCCGTTGATAGGTAGTTTCGTAGTCGGTAATGGTCGCTTGAACTTCCGCTTCGGTCATTCCTTCGTGGTTGATGGTCAGCGCGAGCACGGGCTTTTGCGCGAGTAATTCCAGGATTTGGATTTCGCGGTCGAGGCTGCTGAGCGGATAGTTTTCAAACCCGTCATAAAACTTGCGCGCCGGGGCATGTTGCAGAATCACGCCGTCCACGCGGCCTGCCGCAATTAGCTCGAAGCCGCCGGGATAGGCGGGGTGGGCGATGCTGCCTTGGCCTTCGAGCAGGATCACTTGCGGGCGCTCATTCATCCACGCTTGATAGATTGCATTTTCGATCTCGCCGGTGACGAAATCATTGATGAGCGCATCGAGCATAAGGCCATATTTCACGCCCTGCATCCACGAGGTTTGCCCGGTGCCGATCAGTTCGCTCTTGATGCCCGTGTCGTTGAGCGCCTGATTGAGCCGCACGGCGGTGGTGCGTTTGCCGATGGCCGAATCGGTGCCGAGCACGGCGAGTTTGAGAGCTTTGACTTCGGCGATCTTGCCGCTGAAAAAATGCAGTTGCGCACGCGGCGGCGGGCGGCGAATGTCGCGAATTTGCACGTTGTACTGGCGCGCGAGGGCCTGGAATTCGGAGTCTTCGGAAAGGAATTCGTGCAAGCCGCTGTCAATGTGCAGGCCTTGCTCAAGGGCGCGTTTGAGGGTGCGGCGCGCTTCTTTGGGCAAGCGTCCGCCGTCGGGGGCAAGGCCGATTACCAGATAGCGGGGTTTCATCATCGTGCGGGCCAATGCCTCGTCCAGACTGGCGTATATGGGGATTTGCTTGAGCTTGTTTTCGAGCACGCCGCCGGCATCGTAGCCCGCGTGGCGGCTGTCAATGACGCCCATGACCAGATAGCGGGAAGTATGGCGCACCAGCCCGTTCGCCGTTTTGCCGTTGGGTGTGCCGAAGGCGCCTTCGCAGTAAATGAGTGCTGTGCCGTCCATAATTTTCTGAAAAATTGAATGCGTTTGATTGTGCGCGGCAGCATAACAGCGCCGCCAAATTTCAGCCATAGCGATTCGCCAGAGTTAAGAAGCCTGCTATGCTTGCGGCTCTTTCAAAACCTGGCAGACGTATTCGCAGAGGATTTAGAACCGGTGGAACATCTTTCTTTTGAAGTCATCCAAACAGACAACCAATCGCAAGCCCGGCTGGGCCGCCTTGTCACGGCGCATAGCGTAATCGAAACACCGGTTTTCATGCCGGTGGGCACGCAGGGGACGGTCAAGGCGTTGACGCAGGAGATGCTGGAACAATTGGATGCGCGGATCATCCTGGGCAACACCTATCATCTGTTTTTGCGGCCTGGGCTGGAGGCGCTGCTGGCTTTGGGCGGCTTGCATAAATTCAATGCGTGGCCGCGCTCGTTGCTGACCGACAGTGGCGGCTTTCAGGTCTTCAGCCTGAGCGACATTCGCAAGCTCAAAGAAGAGGGCGTGGAATTTCGCTCGCATCTGGACGGCTCGAAACAGTTCCTCTCGCCCGAAATCTCAATGCGGATGCAACACGCTTTGGGGTCAGACATTGTGATGTGTTTTGACGAGTGCACGCCGTATCCATCAACGCATGAACAAGTGCGCCAGTCGCTGGAATTGACTTCGCGCTGGGCGGCGCGTTCGCGGGCAGAGTTTGATCGGCTGAAAAATACGCCGGCTTCGAGCGGTCAGGCGATGTCGCTGTTTGGCATTGTGCAGGGCGGCGTCTTTCAGGATTTGCGGCGGCAGAGTTTGGATGAATTGGTCGGGATTGGCTTTGAAGGCTACGCCATCGGCGGCTTGAGTGTGGGGGAAGAGAAGTCGCTGATGTATGACACGACCGAGTTCATTGCGCCGCAGATGCCAGTGGACAAGCCGCGCTATCTGATGGGCGTCGGCACGCCCGAAGATTTGGTCGAATCGGTGGCGCGCGGCGTAGATATGTTTGATTGCGTAATGCCCACGCGGAATGCCCGCAACGGCCAGGTCTTTACGGCAATGGGCAAAGTGAACATCAAGAACGCCAGGTATGCGCGCGACGAGCGGCCCCTGGATGAAGAGTGCGTGTGCGCTGTTTGCGGTCGTTATTCACGCGCCTATGTGCGGCACCTTTATCAAGCCGGTGAGATTTTGGCGAGCATTTTATGCTCCTATCACAACTTGGCCTTCTTCCTTGACACGATGCGGTGCGTGCGGCAAGCTATCGCGCTTGATGGGTTCGCTCAATTCCGCACAAGCTTCCTAGCAAAATTACAAAGCGGTGCCGATTGAAAAATCGCGGCCCCATTGCGTCTTTTGCGTCTGGCCGGAGCGACAGGTGAGCGGCTCTTGACGACGACGCAAGACAATCAAATCTTTTAGCAAAGGTAAACCCGCCCCAGTGATGTCATCAACTTTCACTTTGTTCTTGTTGCAGACACAAGGCGGCGCAGGCAGTTTTCTTTTTAGCCTGTTGCCGATGGCCTTGATCTTTGTGCTGTTCTACTTCCTGATTCTAGGGCCGCAGCGCAAGCGACAGAAGCAGATGCAGGAATTGCTGGATGGCTTGAAGGTCGGCGATCAGGTGGTGCTGAATGGCGGCTTGACCGGAGTCGTTACACAGTTTTTGGAGGACAAACGCTATGTGCAGTTGCGCATTTGCGAGAGTCCGGCGGTGCGGGTTAAGGTTTTGCGCAGTGCGATTGCCGAACGCTTGCCCGAATCGGCAGAGAAAAAATAGTTTTTTTGCAGTTGGAAATTTTGGCTGCTTGCGAAAGCGCGTAGCGGCAACAGTACGGTGGTAAAGCTATGAATAAGAATCTTCGTACACGCGGTATCGTGATCGGTTTGGTCGCGTTCTTCTCTTTACTGATGATGTTTGGGCCGTGGAATCGTCCCAAAGAGGCTGGCAAACTCAAAGCTAGCGATTTCATCAAGCTGAAACAGAACCTGGGCGAAAACATCAAACTCGGCCTCGACCTCAAAGGCGGCACGCATTTGGTGTTGCAGGTGCAAACCGATGACGCCCTCAAAGCGTTGACTGAGGGTAATCAGGCCAAGGCGGTTGAAATCCTGAAGAAGGAGAACATCGTCTATAAGGATGTCAAAGCGCCAACCATCGGCCAAGTCGTCGTTGAGACAGAAAACACGAACGATCATGACAAGATCAAAGACAAATTGCAGACTGATTTCACCTCAGACTGGGAAGTCCGCACGAATGCCAGTCCCGCCAGTGTAACTTTCAACTTGAAGACTTCGGCGGCAGACATCATTCGCAAACAAGTGACCGACCAAGAGAAAACGATTATTGAGCAACGCATCAATGCGTTTGGTGTCGCCGAGCCGACCATCCAACTGCATGGGAGTGAGGAAGACCATCAAATCCTCGTCCAAATGCCGGGTTTGGATAATCCTGATCGCGTGAAGGAACTCATCAAGGGCCAATCCAAGCTTGAATTGAAAGCCGTCGTCGGCACTCTTTATAAAACGAAGGAAGAAGCCGAAGCTGCGATAGCTGGCGCGACCGACAAGGAAGCGGTGGAGATCAACGAGAAGCGTAACGACGGGTCGAGTGCAATGAATGGCTGGTATGTGGTGGAAAAAATCCCGATCGTTTCCGGCATAGACTTGCGCAACGCGCAGGGGGTGCCGAATGGGCAGGGGCTGGGCTACAAGGTTAACTTTCAACTCAAGCCCGCCGGGGCCGAAAAATTTGGCACGTGGACAGGTGCGCACATCGGCACTCAACTCGCCATCGTGCTTGATAGCAAGATCAAGAGCGCACCAACCATACAAGGGCAAATCAGTGATAGCGGCGAGATCACCGGCAATTTTACGCAACAGGAAGCCGAAGACTTGGGGTTGACGCTCCGTTCAGGTGCGTTGCCAGCTGGGATCAAGTACCTGGAAGAGCGCACCGTCGGCCCCTCGCTTGGCGCGGATTCGATTCGGCAGGGCATCAATGCCTCGATTTTCGGCTTAGGGTTGGTCATCGTATTTATGTTCTTCTACTACCGCTTCTCAGGCCTGAACGCGGTGGTGGCGCTGGTGCTGAACCTGATTATTTTGCTAGCCGGGCTGGCACTATTTGGAGCGGTGCTGACGTTACCCGGAATTGCTGGTGTGATTCTCTCGATCGGTATGGCAGTTGACTCTAACGTGCTGATCTTTGAGCGCATCCGCGAAGAGTTGAAGGCAGGCAAGATTGTTCATTCGGCGATGTCCACGGGCTTTGACAAGGCGTTGGTGACAATCATTGATACGCACGTGACAACCATCGTGTCTTCGGCGTTTCTCTACTTTTTCGGGACCGGCCCGATTCGCGGCTTTGCCGTCACACTGACTATTAGTTTGCTGGCAAATCTGTTCACGGCGATTTATGTGTCGCGCTCGATGTTCCTCTGGACGCTCAATCGTGGCGGACGCAAGGCCGAGAGTATCAGTATTTAATTTTGCCCGGACTTGGTGTGGAAGCGGAAGCTCGCCAGTGGTGGCTTCCGCTCGCTGAACCAGCGGGATTTATACAGGTGAAATTATGATTGAGATTTTTAAGCACGCGAACTATGACTTTCTGGGGAAGAAGTACCTTTTCATCGGCCTTTCTTGGGTCCTGATTTTGGCTGGGCTGACTTCAGTGCTGTATCGCACCTTCGATAGCAACAAGAGTAACTTCGCCTTCAATATGGGCGTGGACTTTGCGGGTGGCACACTGACCAAGGTCAAATTCAAAGACAAGCCCGACCTCAACAAGTTGCGCGCGGCAGTCGCGGCACAGGGGATCGAAGCTTCGCAGATCACGCTGCAAGCGGTGGGCGAGGGGATCGGCCAAGCACCAAAAAACGAAGTGTTCGTGCGCTTGCCCAACTTGGTGACGGTTGTGCGTCAGCCGGGCCAATCCGAAACGTCTGCCAAGGCGACCTCAGACACAGATGTCGGCAAACAGAAAGTCATTGCGGCACTGGCGACCTTCAACGACTCTTCGACCAAGGGCAAGATTGACCTAAATAATATCGGCAGAGACGTGTTGCGTAGCGAATTGAACGCGAAGGCCGGGCTGGATTCCACTCGTGCTGACGATGTCGCTAATCGCATTATCGAATACCGCGACAAACAACGTGGCGGTTTGATCGCCAGTCTTGACGAGGTCAAAAGCCTGAACGGCATTGAGCCGCAAGTTAGCAGCAAACTGGCGGACAACTTCTTCACGGGCGCTTCGGCGTCGAGAGGCACCGAAGCCGTCTCGCCGCAAGTTGGCGCCGATCTGCGCAACCGCGCTGTTTACGTGACGATTGTCGCCTGCATGGGGATGTTGATATTTGTCGCCTTCCGCTTCAAATCCTGGGGCTTTGGCGTCGGTGCCATCATTGCGGTTTTCCATGACGTGTTGGTGACGTTGGGAATCTTCTCGATCATGCAGTGGGAAATCAATCTTACGGTGGTGGCAGCCCTGCTCACACTGGTGGGGTATTCGATGAATGACACGATCGTGATTTTTGATCGTATCCGCGAAATGACGCGTACTAGGCGGCGTGAAAGCCTGGAAAAGGTCTCCAATGACGCGATCAATCAAACGCTGTCCAGGACGATTATCACCTCTGGGCTGACGTTCCTGACCGTGTTGGCGATGTTGCTGTTTGGCGGGGAGGTGTTGAAGAGTTTCTCTTGGGCTTTGTTTATTGGCATTATCATCGGCACCTACTCGTCAATATATATCGCCAGCCCTTTTATGATCTGGTGGGAAAAATGGCGTGGCGGCAAGAGCGCAGCGCCAACGGCTGCGGCAGTCAATACCTCCGCCGATACGATCAAAACAGGTGCGACCATTGGCAATGCTGGTGTGAGACCGGAGATGTTGGCGGCGGCAGGCGTTTCCATCGCGCCTCGCAAAGGCAGTAAGCGCGGGCAGAAATGAGTATCGGGTTCAAAATGCCAGTTGAAGAAAAGTCTTCAACTGGCATTTTAGTTATCAAAATCACCAGTGGATGTCTTGACTTGAATACAACCCGATAGTAGACTCCCTTGCGTTGCTGACCCATCACAATCGTAGTATTCACTTTTAGAACATGCAGGAAGAGTTCCTTGGTTGATTGCCTATAGCATTTCGGGCGAGCGACTTTCTGGATAAGTCGAGTTTGCTATCCCACGAAGCCTGCTTATCCGATTCGCCAAAGTTTCACTTTGTCAGTAACGATGCTATAGGATG from Acidobacteriota bacterium includes the following:
- a CDS encoding TerB family tellurite resistance protein, which gives rise to MSTKDIFAERERGMEEEYFLRKERELIEKMHAKLADESLRAQMEEATGIHDEEVIEALQELGYTPETVQLLHLVPLLQVAWASGDISDEERELITQLAYTRGVQPESKAHLQLNEWLTTQPPAELFENTLRAIRIFVAALPPNQQVDARQDLLSYCSRIAEASGGFLGFGSVSNAERKTLERITNELSKDRAEAVEQVLAE
- a CDS encoding DUF1611 domain-containing protein produces the protein MAEIWRRCYAAAHNQTHSIFQKIMDGTALIYCEGAFGTPNGKTANGLVRHTSRYLVMGVIDSRHAGYDAGGVLENKLKQIPIYASLDEALARTMMKPRYLVIGLAPDGGRLPKEARRTLKRALEQGLHIDSGLHEFLSEDSEFQALARQYNVQIRDIRRPPPRAQLHFFSGKIAEVKALKLAVLGTDSAIGKRTTAVRLNQALNDTGIKSELIGTGQTSWMQGVKYGLMLDALINDFVTGEIENAIYQAWMNERPQVILLEGQGSIAHPAYPGGFELIAAGRVDGVILQHAPARKFYDGFENYPLSSLDREIQILELLAQKPVLALTINHEGMTEAEVQATITDYETTYQRPVTDVLLKGGCDKLVAAVRALL
- the tgt gene encoding tRNA guanosine(34) transglycosylase Tgt, giving the protein MRLIVRGSITAPPNFSHSDSPELRSLLCLRLFQNLADVFAEDLEPVEHLSFEVIQTDNQSQARLGRLVTAHSVIETPVFMPVGTQGTVKALTQEMLEQLDARIILGNTYHLFLRPGLEALLALGGLHKFNAWPRSLLTDSGGFQVFSLSDIRKLKEEGVEFRSHLDGSKQFLSPEISMRMQHALGSDIVMCFDECTPYPSTHEQVRQSLELTSRWAARSRAEFDRLKNTPASSGQAMSLFGIVQGGVFQDLRRQSLDELVGIGFEGYAIGGLSVGEEKSLMYDTTEFIAPQMPVDKPRYLMGVGTPEDLVESVARGVDMFDCVMPTRNARNGQVFTAMGKVNIKNARYARDERPLDEECVCAVCGRYSRAYVRHLYQAGEILASILCSYHNLAFFLDTMRCVRQAIALDGFAQFRTSFLAKLQSGAD
- the yajC gene encoding preprotein translocase subunit YajC, yielding MSSTFTLFLLQTQGGAGSFLFSLLPMALIFVLFYFLILGPQRKRQKQMQELLDGLKVGDQVVLNGGLTGVVTQFLEDKRYVQLRICESPAVRVKVLRSAIAERLPESAEKK
- the secD gene encoding protein translocase subunit SecD, producing the protein MNKNLRTRGIVIGLVAFFSLLMMFGPWNRPKEAGKLKASDFIKLKQNLGENIKLGLDLKGGTHLVLQVQTDDALKALTEGNQAKAVEILKKENIVYKDVKAPTIGQVVVETENTNDHDKIKDKLQTDFTSDWEVRTNASPASVTFNLKTSAADIIRKQVTDQEKTIIEQRINAFGVAEPTIQLHGSEEDHQILVQMPGLDNPDRVKELIKGQSKLELKAVVGTLYKTKEEAEAAIAGATDKEAVEINEKRNDGSSAMNGWYVVEKIPIVSGIDLRNAQGVPNGQGLGYKVNFQLKPAGAEKFGTWTGAHIGTQLAIVLDSKIKSAPTIQGQISDSGEITGNFTQQEAEDLGLTLRSGALPAGIKYLEERTVGPSLGADSIRQGINASIFGLGLVIVFMFFYYRFSGLNAVVALVLNLIILLAGLALFGAVLTLPGIAGVILSIGMAVDSNVLIFERIREELKAGKIVHSAMSTGFDKALVTIIDTHVTTIVSSAFLYFFGTGPIRGFAVTLTISLLANLFTAIYVSRSMFLWTLNRGGRKAESISI
- the secF gene encoding protein translocase subunit SecF; amino-acid sequence: MIEIFKHANYDFLGKKYLFIGLSWVLILAGLTSVLYRTFDSNKSNFAFNMGVDFAGGTLTKVKFKDKPDLNKLRAAVAAQGIEASQITLQAVGEGIGQAPKNEVFVRLPNLVTVVRQPGQSETSAKATSDTDVGKQKVIAALATFNDSSTKGKIDLNNIGRDVLRSELNAKAGLDSTRADDVANRIIEYRDKQRGGLIASLDEVKSLNGIEPQVSSKLADNFFTGASASRGTEAVSPQVGADLRNRAVYVTIVACMGMLIFVAFRFKSWGFGVGAIIAVFHDVLVTLGIFSIMQWEINLTVVAALLTLVGYSMNDTIVIFDRIREMTRTRRRESLEKVSNDAINQTLSRTIITSGLTFLTVLAMLLFGGEVLKSFSWALFIGIIIGTYSSIYIASPFMIWWEKWRGGKSAAPTAAAVNTSADTIKTGATIGNAGVRPEMLAAAGVSIAPRKGSKRGQK